One Bosea sp. 685 DNA segment encodes these proteins:
- a CDS encoding DUF4160 domain-containing protein, translating to MPTVLRFDGLRVVIYPNDHRPSHVHVRGADGEAVFFLHCPDGPPELRESYGFKRTDLGRIAYRIAAALAELCTEWSKHHGDV from the coding sequence ATGCCGACTGTCCTGCGCTTCGATGGCCTTCGCGTCGTGATCTATCCAAACGATCACCGCCCTTCGCATGTTCATGTCAGGGGCGCGGATGGTGAGGCTGTTTTCTTCCTGCACTGTCCCGACGGTCCGCCGGAACTGCGCGAGAGTTATGGTTTCAAGCGAACGGATCTCGGCCGGATCGCGTATCGGATTGCCGCCGCGCTGGCGGAACTTTGCACCGAATGGAGCAAGCATCATGGTGATGTCTGA